One genomic segment of Ricinus communis isolate WT05 ecotype wild-type chromosome 3, ASM1957865v1, whole genome shotgun sequence includes these proteins:
- the LOC8276308 gene encoding neurochondrin isoform X3, with protein sequence MQVEQEKSPSIDDCLKLLKGERDEQRLAGLLLVTKFCKGDDAVSLRRVYDAAGVRFLDRLLRTGMGKGAIKDNGASNRDAYLQLSITVLAAFCRVPEIASSKDMVLKIPLILEIMSESGSLVWEECYEFLYLVVVSSEDGGKTLCESGGLKVLASQLSVLPDGSHMMELALKILQFLLNKLSQESVTNIYISELSMVVVSLARHFAVLHNQLKFEALRLLSDILSSKCSLQDALRTIAGNTWPDYMRVGIVAILQNRVAPAEKLHALILAESMVSILGESWLIDQANLPDLQDSMPADRCLLLVLESSRVEVAVLLNELAYLKYEASKNTSTTAETIFLKQTNVAIAFSLIERVIKLVSTVAGNEGELIGESTFIKIINGLNETVDIVLEYLHDAKEHGQKKGSDLLASVRVVGSYLAETPDACKDKVRELLGYMLSIEAEDELSPFYSICFLLPMLCQITMEVEGCKALVSSGGYKAVVECLIKMISSIHYTIEANSSIFLACDTILNLLVKREQMQFSVDESIVIDLLMALGYWGEDADDPSVLMMASSICALIFDYTSEQALLCHPKFNSSSLESLSRIIAKSLALLKQDMSDVVKAEMDLLEIVSSGFSRWSHRFPRISEAVQRF encoded by the exons ATGCAGGTCGAACAAGAAAAGTCTCCGTCAATTGACGATTGTTTGAAGCTTTTAAAAGGTGAGAGAGACGAGCAGCGCCTTGCTGGCCTTCTTCTCGTCACCAAATTTTGCAAAGGTGATGATGCAGTTTCTCTCCGTCGTGTTTATGACGCTGCCGGCGTTCGCTTTCTTGATAGGCTCTTGAGGACTG GAATGGGTAAAGGAGCTATTAAAGACAATGGAGCTAGCAATCGTGATGCGTATTTACAGCTATCGATTACAGTTCTTGCTGCATTTTGTCGTGTTCCTGAAATTGCTTCATCAAAAGATATGGTTTTGAAAATTCCGCTTATACTAGAAATAATGTCAGA ATCAGGTTCACTTGTTTGGGAAGAATGCTACGAATTCTTGTACCTGGTAGTAGTGTCTTCTGAGGATGGAGGCAAAACATTGTGCGAATCTGGAGGCTTGAAAGTGCTAGCTTCCCAATTGTCTGTTTTGCCAGATG GTTCTCATATGATGGAACttgctttgaaaattttacagTTTTTGCTGAATAAGCTGTCTCAGGAATCTGTTACCAATATCTATATATCAGAGCTGTCTATGGTG GTGGTCTCATTAGCAAGACATTTTGCTGTTTTGCACAATCAATTGAAATTTGAAGCACTTCGCCTGCTCTCTGATATACTCTCATCAAAATGCTCG CTTCAAGATGCACTGCGTACGATTGCAGGGAACACTTGGCCAGATTATATGCGTGTTGGCATTGTTGCTATTTTACAGAATCGTGTAG CACCTGCTGAAAAGCTTCATGCCCTTATTTTGGCTGAATCTATGGTGTCCATATTGGGGGAAAGCTGGCTTATTGATCAGGCCAACTTGCCTGATTTACAAGACTCCATGCCAGCTGATAG GTGTCTGTTGCTTGTATTGGAGTCATCAAGGGTTGAAGTTGCTGTTTTGCTCAATGAGCTGGCCTATTTGAAATATGAAGCTTCCAAGAATACATCAACTACTGCTGAAACTATTTTCCTAAAGCAAACAAATGTGGCTATTGCTTTTTCCTTGATAGAGAGGGTAATCAAATTAGTATCGACAGTGGCTGGAAATGAAG GAGAACTCATTGGTGAAAGCACTTTCATAAAGATTATCAATGGGCTTAACGAGACAGTTGACATAGTGCTAGAGTATTTACATGATGCAAAG GAGCATGGACAAAAGAAGGGAAGTGATCTTCTTGCTTCAGTACGGGTTGTTGGGAG TTATCTTGCTGAAACACCTGATGCGTGTAAAGACAAGGTCAGAGAACTTTTGGGGTATATGCTATCAATTGAAGCTGAAGATGAACTGAG CCCTTTTTATTCTATATGCTTTCTACTTCCAATGCTGTGTCAAATTACAATGGAGGTCGAAGGATGTAAAGCTTTAGTTTCTTCTGGAGGTTATAAAGCT GTGGTTGAATGCCTTATAAAAATGATTAGTTCAATTCACTATACAATTGAAGCTAATAGCTCGATCTTCTTGGCATGTGATACAATACTGAATTTGCTTGTGAAG AGGGAGCAAATGCAGTTTTCAGTGGATGAATCAATTGTTATCGATCTTTTGATGGCCCTGGGATATTGGGGAG AGGATGCTGATGACCCATCTGTTCTTATGATGGCTTCCAGTATTTGTGCCCTGATATTTGATTATACATCAGAGCAGGCTCTTCTGTGTCATCCTAAGTTCAATAGCAGTTCACTTGAGAGTCTATCACGGATCATTGCAAAAAGTTTAGCTTTGCTTAAGCAG GACATGTCTGATGTTGTTAAAGCAGAAATGGATCTTCTTGAAATTGTTAGTTCAG GATTTTCGCGGTGGTCTCATCGGTTTCCCCGTATAAGTGAGGCAGTTCAGAGATTTTAA
- the LOC8276308 gene encoding neurochondrin isoform X2, with amino-acid sequence MVEQEKSPSIDDCLKLLKGERDEQRLAGLLLVTKFCKGDDAVSLRRVYDAAGVRFLDRLLRTGMGKGAIKDNGASNRDAYLQLSITVLAAFCRVPEIASSKDMVLKIPLILEIMSESGSLVWEECYEFLYLVVVSSEDGGKTLCESGGLKVLASQLSVLPDGSHMMELALKILQFLLNKLSQESVTNIYISELSMVVVSLARHFAVLHNQLKFEALRLLSDILSSKCSQQLQDALRTIAGNTWPDYMRVGIVAILQNRVAPAEKLHALILAESMVSILGESWLIDQANLPDLQDSMPADRCLLLVLESSRVEVAVLLNELAYLKYEASKNTSTTAETIFLKQTNVAIAFSLIERVIKLVSTVAGNEGELIGESTFIKIINGLNETVDIVLEYLHDAKEHGQKKGSDLLASVRVVGSYLAETPDACKDKVRELLGYMLSIEAEDELSPFYSICFLLPMLCQITMEVEGCKALVSSGGYKAVVECLIKMISSIHYTIEANSSIFLACDTILNLLVKREQMQFSVDESIVIDLLMALGYWGEDADDPSVLMMASSICALIFDYTSEQALLCHPKFNSSSLESLSRIIAKSLALLKQDMSDVVKAEMDLLEIVSSGFSRWSHRFPRISEAVQRF; translated from the exons ATG GTCGAACAAGAAAAGTCTCCGTCAATTGACGATTGTTTGAAGCTTTTAAAAGGTGAGAGAGACGAGCAGCGCCTTGCTGGCCTTCTTCTCGTCACCAAATTTTGCAAAGGTGATGATGCAGTTTCTCTCCGTCGTGTTTATGACGCTGCCGGCGTTCGCTTTCTTGATAGGCTCTTGAGGACTG GAATGGGTAAAGGAGCTATTAAAGACAATGGAGCTAGCAATCGTGATGCGTATTTACAGCTATCGATTACAGTTCTTGCTGCATTTTGTCGTGTTCCTGAAATTGCTTCATCAAAAGATATGGTTTTGAAAATTCCGCTTATACTAGAAATAATGTCAGA ATCAGGTTCACTTGTTTGGGAAGAATGCTACGAATTCTTGTACCTGGTAGTAGTGTCTTCTGAGGATGGAGGCAAAACATTGTGCGAATCTGGAGGCTTGAAAGTGCTAGCTTCCCAATTGTCTGTTTTGCCAGATG GTTCTCATATGATGGAACttgctttgaaaattttacagTTTTTGCTGAATAAGCTGTCTCAGGAATCTGTTACCAATATCTATATATCAGAGCTGTCTATGGTG GTGGTCTCATTAGCAAGACATTTTGCTGTTTTGCACAATCAATTGAAATTTGAAGCACTTCGCCTGCTCTCTGATATACTCTCATCAAAATGCTCG CAACAGCTTCAAGATGCACTGCGTACGATTGCAGGGAACACTTGGCCAGATTATATGCGTGTTGGCATTGTTGCTATTTTACAGAATCGTGTAG CACCTGCTGAAAAGCTTCATGCCCTTATTTTGGCTGAATCTATGGTGTCCATATTGGGGGAAAGCTGGCTTATTGATCAGGCCAACTTGCCTGATTTACAAGACTCCATGCCAGCTGATAG GTGTCTGTTGCTTGTATTGGAGTCATCAAGGGTTGAAGTTGCTGTTTTGCTCAATGAGCTGGCCTATTTGAAATATGAAGCTTCCAAGAATACATCAACTACTGCTGAAACTATTTTCCTAAAGCAAACAAATGTGGCTATTGCTTTTTCCTTGATAGAGAGGGTAATCAAATTAGTATCGACAGTGGCTGGAAATGAAG GAGAACTCATTGGTGAAAGCACTTTCATAAAGATTATCAATGGGCTTAACGAGACAGTTGACATAGTGCTAGAGTATTTACATGATGCAAAG GAGCATGGACAAAAGAAGGGAAGTGATCTTCTTGCTTCAGTACGGGTTGTTGGGAG TTATCTTGCTGAAACACCTGATGCGTGTAAAGACAAGGTCAGAGAACTTTTGGGGTATATGCTATCAATTGAAGCTGAAGATGAACTGAG CCCTTTTTATTCTATATGCTTTCTACTTCCAATGCTGTGTCAAATTACAATGGAGGTCGAAGGATGTAAAGCTTTAGTTTCTTCTGGAGGTTATAAAGCT GTGGTTGAATGCCTTATAAAAATGATTAGTTCAATTCACTATACAATTGAAGCTAATAGCTCGATCTTCTTGGCATGTGATACAATACTGAATTTGCTTGTGAAG AGGGAGCAAATGCAGTTTTCAGTGGATGAATCAATTGTTATCGATCTTTTGATGGCCCTGGGATATTGGGGAG AGGATGCTGATGACCCATCTGTTCTTATGATGGCTTCCAGTATTTGTGCCCTGATATTTGATTATACATCAGAGCAGGCTCTTCTGTGTCATCCTAAGTTCAATAGCAGTTCACTTGAGAGTCTATCACGGATCATTGCAAAAAGTTTAGCTTTGCTTAAGCAG GACATGTCTGATGTTGTTAAAGCAGAAATGGATCTTCTTGAAATTGTTAGTTCAG GATTTTCGCGGTGGTCTCATCGGTTTCCCCGTATAAGTGAGGCAGTTCAGAGATTTTAA
- the LOC8276308 gene encoding neurochondrin isoform X6 — protein MQVEQEKSPSIDDCLKLLKGERDEQRLAGLLLVTKFCKGDDAVSLRRVYDAAGVRFLDRLLRTGMGKGAIKDNGASNRDAYLQLSITVLAAFCRVPEIASSKDMVLKIPLILEIMSESGSLVWEECYEFLYLVVVSSEDGGKTLCESGGLKVLASQLSVLPDGSHMMELALKILQFLLNKLSQESVTNIYISELSMVVVSLARHFAVLHNQLKFEALRLLSDILSSKCSQQLQDALRTIAGNTWPDYMRVGIVAILQNRVAPAEKLHALILAESMVSILGESWLIDQANLPDLQDSMPADRCLLLVLESSRVEVAVLLNELAYLKYEASKNTSTTAETIFLKQTNVAIAFSLIERVIKLVSTVAGNEGELIGESTFIKIINGLNETVDIVLEYLHDAKEHGQKKGSDLLASVRVVGSYLAETPDACKDKVRELLGYMLSIEAEDELSPFYSICFLLPMLCQITMEVEGCKALVSSGGYKAVVECLIKMISSIHYTIEANSSIFLACDTILNLLVKREQMQFSVDESIVIDLLMALGYWGVHVCLPVAVSGGC, from the exons ATGCAGGTCGAACAAGAAAAGTCTCCGTCAATTGACGATTGTTTGAAGCTTTTAAAAGGTGAGAGAGACGAGCAGCGCCTTGCTGGCCTTCTTCTCGTCACCAAATTTTGCAAAGGTGATGATGCAGTTTCTCTCCGTCGTGTTTATGACGCTGCCGGCGTTCGCTTTCTTGATAGGCTCTTGAGGACTG GAATGGGTAAAGGAGCTATTAAAGACAATGGAGCTAGCAATCGTGATGCGTATTTACAGCTATCGATTACAGTTCTTGCTGCATTTTGTCGTGTTCCTGAAATTGCTTCATCAAAAGATATGGTTTTGAAAATTCCGCTTATACTAGAAATAATGTCAGA ATCAGGTTCACTTGTTTGGGAAGAATGCTACGAATTCTTGTACCTGGTAGTAGTGTCTTCTGAGGATGGAGGCAAAACATTGTGCGAATCTGGAGGCTTGAAAGTGCTAGCTTCCCAATTGTCTGTTTTGCCAGATG GTTCTCATATGATGGAACttgctttgaaaattttacagTTTTTGCTGAATAAGCTGTCTCAGGAATCTGTTACCAATATCTATATATCAGAGCTGTCTATGGTG GTGGTCTCATTAGCAAGACATTTTGCTGTTTTGCACAATCAATTGAAATTTGAAGCACTTCGCCTGCTCTCTGATATACTCTCATCAAAATGCTCG CAACAGCTTCAAGATGCACTGCGTACGATTGCAGGGAACACTTGGCCAGATTATATGCGTGTTGGCATTGTTGCTATTTTACAGAATCGTGTAG CACCTGCTGAAAAGCTTCATGCCCTTATTTTGGCTGAATCTATGGTGTCCATATTGGGGGAAAGCTGGCTTATTGATCAGGCCAACTTGCCTGATTTACAAGACTCCATGCCAGCTGATAG GTGTCTGTTGCTTGTATTGGAGTCATCAAGGGTTGAAGTTGCTGTTTTGCTCAATGAGCTGGCCTATTTGAAATATGAAGCTTCCAAGAATACATCAACTACTGCTGAAACTATTTTCCTAAAGCAAACAAATGTGGCTATTGCTTTTTCCTTGATAGAGAGGGTAATCAAATTAGTATCGACAGTGGCTGGAAATGAAG GAGAACTCATTGGTGAAAGCACTTTCATAAAGATTATCAATGGGCTTAACGAGACAGTTGACATAGTGCTAGAGTATTTACATGATGCAAAG GAGCATGGACAAAAGAAGGGAAGTGATCTTCTTGCTTCAGTACGGGTTGTTGGGAG TTATCTTGCTGAAACACCTGATGCGTGTAAAGACAAGGTCAGAGAACTTTTGGGGTATATGCTATCAATTGAAGCTGAAGATGAACTGAG CCCTTTTTATTCTATATGCTTTCTACTTCCAATGCTGTGTCAAATTACAATGGAGGTCGAAGGATGTAAAGCTTTAGTTTCTTCTGGAGGTTATAAAGCT GTGGTTGAATGCCTTATAAAAATGATTAGTTCAATTCACTATACAATTGAAGCTAATAGCTCGATCTTCTTGGCATGTGATACAATACTGAATTTGCTTGTGAAG AGGGAGCAAATGCAGTTTTCAGTGGATGAATCAATTGTTATCGATCTTTTGATGGCCCTGGGATATTGGGGAG TCCATGTGTGCCTGCCTGTGGCTGTCAGTGG AGGATGCTGA
- the LOC8276308 gene encoding neurochondrin isoform X4 — MQVEQEKSPSIDDCLKLLKGERDEQRLAGLLLVTKFCKGDDAVSLRRVYDAAGVRFLDRLLRTGMGKGAIKDNGASNRDAYLQLSITVLAAFCRVPEIASSKDMVLKIPLILEIMSESGSLVWEECYEFLYLVVVSSEDGGKTLCESGGLKVLASQLSVLPDGSHMMELALKILQFLLNKLSQESVTNIYISELSMVVVSLARHFAVLHNQLKFEALRLLSDILSSKCSQQLQDALRTIAGNTWPDYMRVGIVAILQNRVAPAEKLHALILAESMVSILGESWLIDQANLPDLQDSMPADRCLLLVLESSRVEVAVLLNELAYLKYEASKNTSTTAETIFLKQTNVAIAFSLIERVIKLVSTVAGNEGELIGESTFIKIINGLNETVDIVLEYLHDAKEHGQKKGSDLLASVRVVGSYLAETPDACKDKVRELLGYMLSIEAEDELSPFYSICFLLPMLCQITMEVEGCKALVSSGGYKAVVECLIKMISSIHYTIEANSSIFLACDTILNLLVKREQMQFSVDESIVIDLLMALGYWGVHVCLPVAVSGLVWRMLMTHLFL, encoded by the exons ATGCAGGTCGAACAAGAAAAGTCTCCGTCAATTGACGATTGTTTGAAGCTTTTAAAAGGTGAGAGAGACGAGCAGCGCCTTGCTGGCCTTCTTCTCGTCACCAAATTTTGCAAAGGTGATGATGCAGTTTCTCTCCGTCGTGTTTATGACGCTGCCGGCGTTCGCTTTCTTGATAGGCTCTTGAGGACTG GAATGGGTAAAGGAGCTATTAAAGACAATGGAGCTAGCAATCGTGATGCGTATTTACAGCTATCGATTACAGTTCTTGCTGCATTTTGTCGTGTTCCTGAAATTGCTTCATCAAAAGATATGGTTTTGAAAATTCCGCTTATACTAGAAATAATGTCAGA ATCAGGTTCACTTGTTTGGGAAGAATGCTACGAATTCTTGTACCTGGTAGTAGTGTCTTCTGAGGATGGAGGCAAAACATTGTGCGAATCTGGAGGCTTGAAAGTGCTAGCTTCCCAATTGTCTGTTTTGCCAGATG GTTCTCATATGATGGAACttgctttgaaaattttacagTTTTTGCTGAATAAGCTGTCTCAGGAATCTGTTACCAATATCTATATATCAGAGCTGTCTATGGTG GTGGTCTCATTAGCAAGACATTTTGCTGTTTTGCACAATCAATTGAAATTTGAAGCACTTCGCCTGCTCTCTGATATACTCTCATCAAAATGCTCG CAACAGCTTCAAGATGCACTGCGTACGATTGCAGGGAACACTTGGCCAGATTATATGCGTGTTGGCATTGTTGCTATTTTACAGAATCGTGTAG CACCTGCTGAAAAGCTTCATGCCCTTATTTTGGCTGAATCTATGGTGTCCATATTGGGGGAAAGCTGGCTTATTGATCAGGCCAACTTGCCTGATTTACAAGACTCCATGCCAGCTGATAG GTGTCTGTTGCTTGTATTGGAGTCATCAAGGGTTGAAGTTGCTGTTTTGCTCAATGAGCTGGCCTATTTGAAATATGAAGCTTCCAAGAATACATCAACTACTGCTGAAACTATTTTCCTAAAGCAAACAAATGTGGCTATTGCTTTTTCCTTGATAGAGAGGGTAATCAAATTAGTATCGACAGTGGCTGGAAATGAAG GAGAACTCATTGGTGAAAGCACTTTCATAAAGATTATCAATGGGCTTAACGAGACAGTTGACATAGTGCTAGAGTATTTACATGATGCAAAG GAGCATGGACAAAAGAAGGGAAGTGATCTTCTTGCTTCAGTACGGGTTGTTGGGAG TTATCTTGCTGAAACACCTGATGCGTGTAAAGACAAGGTCAGAGAACTTTTGGGGTATATGCTATCAATTGAAGCTGAAGATGAACTGAG CCCTTTTTATTCTATATGCTTTCTACTTCCAATGCTGTGTCAAATTACAATGGAGGTCGAAGGATGTAAAGCTTTAGTTTCTTCTGGAGGTTATAAAGCT GTGGTTGAATGCCTTATAAAAATGATTAGTTCAATTCACTATACAATTGAAGCTAATAGCTCGATCTTCTTGGCATGTGATACAATACTGAATTTGCTTGTGAAG AGGGAGCAAATGCAGTTTTCAGTGGATGAATCAATTGTTATCGATCTTTTGATGGCCCTGGGATATTGGGGAG TCCATGTGTGCCTGCCTGTGGCTGTCAGTGGGTTAGTGTGG AGGATGCTGATGACCCATCTGTTCTTATGA
- the LOC8276308 gene encoding neurochondrin isoform X1 has product MQVEQEKSPSIDDCLKLLKGERDEQRLAGLLLVTKFCKGDDAVSLRRVYDAAGVRFLDRLLRTGMGKGAIKDNGASNRDAYLQLSITVLAAFCRVPEIASSKDMVLKIPLILEIMSESGSLVWEECYEFLYLVVVSSEDGGKTLCESGGLKVLASQLSVLPDGSHMMELALKILQFLLNKLSQESVTNIYISELSMVVVSLARHFAVLHNQLKFEALRLLSDILSSKCSQQLQDALRTIAGNTWPDYMRVGIVAILQNRVAPAEKLHALILAESMVSILGESWLIDQANLPDLQDSMPADRCLLLVLESSRVEVAVLLNELAYLKYEASKNTSTTAETIFLKQTNVAIAFSLIERVIKLVSTVAGNEGELIGESTFIKIINGLNETVDIVLEYLHDAKEHGQKKGSDLLASVRVVGSYLAETPDACKDKVRELLGYMLSIEAEDELSPFYSICFLLPMLCQITMEVEGCKALVSSGGYKAVVECLIKMISSIHYTIEANSSIFLACDTILNLLVKREQMQFSVDESIVIDLLMALGYWGEDADDPSVLMMASSICALIFDYTSEQALLCHPKFNSSSLESLSRIIAKSLALLKQDMSDVVKAEMDLLEIVSSGFSRWSHRFPRISEAVQRF; this is encoded by the exons ATGCAGGTCGAACAAGAAAAGTCTCCGTCAATTGACGATTGTTTGAAGCTTTTAAAAGGTGAGAGAGACGAGCAGCGCCTTGCTGGCCTTCTTCTCGTCACCAAATTTTGCAAAGGTGATGATGCAGTTTCTCTCCGTCGTGTTTATGACGCTGCCGGCGTTCGCTTTCTTGATAGGCTCTTGAGGACTG GAATGGGTAAAGGAGCTATTAAAGACAATGGAGCTAGCAATCGTGATGCGTATTTACAGCTATCGATTACAGTTCTTGCTGCATTTTGTCGTGTTCCTGAAATTGCTTCATCAAAAGATATGGTTTTGAAAATTCCGCTTATACTAGAAATAATGTCAGA ATCAGGTTCACTTGTTTGGGAAGAATGCTACGAATTCTTGTACCTGGTAGTAGTGTCTTCTGAGGATGGAGGCAAAACATTGTGCGAATCTGGAGGCTTGAAAGTGCTAGCTTCCCAATTGTCTGTTTTGCCAGATG GTTCTCATATGATGGAACttgctttgaaaattttacagTTTTTGCTGAATAAGCTGTCTCAGGAATCTGTTACCAATATCTATATATCAGAGCTGTCTATGGTG GTGGTCTCATTAGCAAGACATTTTGCTGTTTTGCACAATCAATTGAAATTTGAAGCACTTCGCCTGCTCTCTGATATACTCTCATCAAAATGCTCG CAACAGCTTCAAGATGCACTGCGTACGATTGCAGGGAACACTTGGCCAGATTATATGCGTGTTGGCATTGTTGCTATTTTACAGAATCGTGTAG CACCTGCTGAAAAGCTTCATGCCCTTATTTTGGCTGAATCTATGGTGTCCATATTGGGGGAAAGCTGGCTTATTGATCAGGCCAACTTGCCTGATTTACAAGACTCCATGCCAGCTGATAG GTGTCTGTTGCTTGTATTGGAGTCATCAAGGGTTGAAGTTGCTGTTTTGCTCAATGAGCTGGCCTATTTGAAATATGAAGCTTCCAAGAATACATCAACTACTGCTGAAACTATTTTCCTAAAGCAAACAAATGTGGCTATTGCTTTTTCCTTGATAGAGAGGGTAATCAAATTAGTATCGACAGTGGCTGGAAATGAAG GAGAACTCATTGGTGAAAGCACTTTCATAAAGATTATCAATGGGCTTAACGAGACAGTTGACATAGTGCTAGAGTATTTACATGATGCAAAG GAGCATGGACAAAAGAAGGGAAGTGATCTTCTTGCTTCAGTACGGGTTGTTGGGAG TTATCTTGCTGAAACACCTGATGCGTGTAAAGACAAGGTCAGAGAACTTTTGGGGTATATGCTATCAATTGAAGCTGAAGATGAACTGAG CCCTTTTTATTCTATATGCTTTCTACTTCCAATGCTGTGTCAAATTACAATGGAGGTCGAAGGATGTAAAGCTTTAGTTTCTTCTGGAGGTTATAAAGCT GTGGTTGAATGCCTTATAAAAATGATTAGTTCAATTCACTATACAATTGAAGCTAATAGCTCGATCTTCTTGGCATGTGATACAATACTGAATTTGCTTGTGAAG AGGGAGCAAATGCAGTTTTCAGTGGATGAATCAATTGTTATCGATCTTTTGATGGCCCTGGGATATTGGGGAG AGGATGCTGATGACCCATCTGTTCTTATGATGGCTTCCAGTATTTGTGCCCTGATATTTGATTATACATCAGAGCAGGCTCTTCTGTGTCATCCTAAGTTCAATAGCAGTTCACTTGAGAGTCTATCACGGATCATTGCAAAAAGTTTAGCTTTGCTTAAGCAG GACATGTCTGATGTTGTTAAAGCAGAAATGGATCTTCTTGAAATTGTTAGTTCAG GATTTTCGCGGTGGTCTCATCGGTTTCCCCGTATAAGTGAGGCAGTTCAGAGATTTTAA
- the LOC8276308 gene encoding neurochondrin isoform X5 — MQVEQEKSPSIDDCLKLLKGERDEQRLAGLLLVTKFCKGDDAVSLRRVYDAAGVRFLDRLLRTGMGKGAIKDNGASNRDAYLQLSITVLAAFCRVPEIASSKDMVLKIPLILEIMSESGSLVWEECYEFLYLVVVSSEDGGKTLCESGGLKVLASQLSVLPDGSHMMELALKILQFLLNKLSQESVTNIYISELSMVVVSLARHFAVLHNQLKFEALRLLSDILSSKCSQQLQDALRTIAGNTWPDYMRVGIVAILQNRVAPAEKLHALILAESMVSILGESWLIDQANLPDLQDSMPADRCLLLVLESSRVEVAVLLNELAYLKYEASKNTSTTAETIFLKQTNVAIAFSLIERVIKLVSTVAGNEGELIGESTFIKIINGLNETVDIVLEYLHDAKEHGQKKGSDLLASVRVVGSYLAETPDACKDKVRELLGYMLSIEAEDELSPFYSICFLLPMLCQITMEVEGCKALVSSGGYKAVVECLIKMISSIHYTIEANSSIFLACDTILNLLVKREQMQFSVDESIVIDLLMALGYWGVHVCLPVAVSGLVGC; from the exons ATGCAGGTCGAACAAGAAAAGTCTCCGTCAATTGACGATTGTTTGAAGCTTTTAAAAGGTGAGAGAGACGAGCAGCGCCTTGCTGGCCTTCTTCTCGTCACCAAATTTTGCAAAGGTGATGATGCAGTTTCTCTCCGTCGTGTTTATGACGCTGCCGGCGTTCGCTTTCTTGATAGGCTCTTGAGGACTG GAATGGGTAAAGGAGCTATTAAAGACAATGGAGCTAGCAATCGTGATGCGTATTTACAGCTATCGATTACAGTTCTTGCTGCATTTTGTCGTGTTCCTGAAATTGCTTCATCAAAAGATATGGTTTTGAAAATTCCGCTTATACTAGAAATAATGTCAGA ATCAGGTTCACTTGTTTGGGAAGAATGCTACGAATTCTTGTACCTGGTAGTAGTGTCTTCTGAGGATGGAGGCAAAACATTGTGCGAATCTGGAGGCTTGAAAGTGCTAGCTTCCCAATTGTCTGTTTTGCCAGATG GTTCTCATATGATGGAACttgctttgaaaattttacagTTTTTGCTGAATAAGCTGTCTCAGGAATCTGTTACCAATATCTATATATCAGAGCTGTCTATGGTG GTGGTCTCATTAGCAAGACATTTTGCTGTTTTGCACAATCAATTGAAATTTGAAGCACTTCGCCTGCTCTCTGATATACTCTCATCAAAATGCTCG CAACAGCTTCAAGATGCACTGCGTACGATTGCAGGGAACACTTGGCCAGATTATATGCGTGTTGGCATTGTTGCTATTTTACAGAATCGTGTAG CACCTGCTGAAAAGCTTCATGCCCTTATTTTGGCTGAATCTATGGTGTCCATATTGGGGGAAAGCTGGCTTATTGATCAGGCCAACTTGCCTGATTTACAAGACTCCATGCCAGCTGATAG GTGTCTGTTGCTTGTATTGGAGTCATCAAGGGTTGAAGTTGCTGTTTTGCTCAATGAGCTGGCCTATTTGAAATATGAAGCTTCCAAGAATACATCAACTACTGCTGAAACTATTTTCCTAAAGCAAACAAATGTGGCTATTGCTTTTTCCTTGATAGAGAGGGTAATCAAATTAGTATCGACAGTGGCTGGAAATGAAG GAGAACTCATTGGTGAAAGCACTTTCATAAAGATTATCAATGGGCTTAACGAGACAGTTGACATAGTGCTAGAGTATTTACATGATGCAAAG GAGCATGGACAAAAGAAGGGAAGTGATCTTCTTGCTTCAGTACGGGTTGTTGGGAG TTATCTTGCTGAAACACCTGATGCGTGTAAAGACAAGGTCAGAGAACTTTTGGGGTATATGCTATCAATTGAAGCTGAAGATGAACTGAG CCCTTTTTATTCTATATGCTTTCTACTTCCAATGCTGTGTCAAATTACAATGGAGGTCGAAGGATGTAAAGCTTTAGTTTCTTCTGGAGGTTATAAAGCT GTGGTTGAATGCCTTATAAAAATGATTAGTTCAATTCACTATACAATTGAAGCTAATAGCTCGATCTTCTTGGCATGTGATACAATACTGAATTTGCTTGTGAAG AGGGAGCAAATGCAGTTTTCAGTGGATGAATCAATTGTTATCGATCTTTTGATGGCCCTGGGATATTGGGGAG TCCATGTGTGCCTGCCTGTGGCTGTCAGTGGGTTAGT AGGATGCTGA